The Mycolicibacterium parafortuitum nucleotide sequence GGACCTGCCGGTCGCCGGCCTCATGGCGTAGCTGGCGCACCACCTCGGCGGCCTGGGCCAGGCCGGTGGCGCCGATCGGGTGTCCGCGTGCGATGCAACCACCGTCGGTGTTGGTGGGCAGGAGCCCGTCGTTGGCGAGCCCTCCGGTTCGGGCGAGCTCGATCACCCCGGCGGTGTCGGTCAATCCCATCGCGATCAACGCCGTGATCTCCTCGCTGGCGCACATATCGTGCAGCGACACCACATCGACGTCACCGGGTTCGATACCTGCCGCCCGGTACGCGCGTTGAGCCGTCATCGTTATCTGCGAGGGTGGGCCCACGACGGGTCCCTCCTGAGGCCATTGCGGGTCCACCGGCCAGCTGGTCTGTTCGATCGCCAGTACCGATACCGATCTGGGCAGCCGATCGGCCGTGACGACGACTGCGGCGCCGCCGTCCACCGAGGCGTGGCACATCATCTTCGTCAGGGGTTCGGCCACCGAACGCGCACCCAGTACGTCGTCGACGGTGACCGGTTGCTCGCTGCGCCGAGCGGCGAACGGGTTCAGCCTCGCCTGATTATGGGATTTCGCCGCGACCGCCGCGATGACGTCCGGTCCGCATCCGGCGTCGTACAACCACCGTGCCGCCTCGATCGCATAGTGCGTCTGCGGGGGAAAGCGGTCCCAGAAACCCACTGCGGCGGGCACCACACCTCCCGGCTCCAGCGCGGTGGTCTTCTCGTATCCGACGGCCAACGCGATTCGGCACCGACCGGACGCCACCGCCCACACCGCATGACGCAGCGCGACCAAGCCTCCCGCCGAAGCGCTTTCGGTGGCCGTGACCGGAATTCCAGTGTGACCCAACGAAAGTGCGACACGCATTCCCGTCTGCGGCGGTGCCAGTGCCGACGCGGTGAACACCTCTCCGACGTCGTCGTAGGCGATGCCGGCATCGGCCAGCGCCTCGTGCGCTGCGGCAACACCCAAGTCGGCGAGTGCGGTATCACCGTGCCGTCCGAAATGGGTGATCCCGATCCCGCTGAGGTAGACCCCGGTCATTGTGCGCCCGCCGAGAACATCTCGACGGTGTCCTCGCCGAGGCTACGCAGGATCAGCCGCCCGACCGCGCCCGGCGCCGGCCTGGATCCCTCCACCAACACCTGTCGCCGACCCTCGGCGGTGTCGACCCACGCCACGCTGTAACCCTCGGTGCCCCAGTCCTGGAAGGGAGCTTTCGTCGGTACGAACGTCGAAGCCCACACCGTCGCGGTGCGCTCAGATGGGGATGTCGGCATGTGTCGTCCTTGCGAAGTCGGCGTTGGAACTGCCGAGGGCGGGCGGGGGGCGTAGCGGAATCGGCGGGTCGCCGAGGAACCTCCAGGGCAGCCCGACGAGGGAGCCGGTGTCGAGATCGGGATCGGGGTGGTCTATCCGCGGAAAGAAGCCGCGCCGATTCAGGTGTGGGTCGGACACCAGCTCGTCGGCACGACGGACGACGGCGGCCTCCACACCCGCGTTCAGGAGCTTGTATGCGGCGTCCTCTGCCCGGTTGGTGGTGATCAGCGCGGCGACGAGGTCGGCGTTGTCGCGTTGTGCGCCGCGGAGTT carries:
- a CDS encoding thiolase family protein, with translation MTGVYLSGIGITHFGRHGDTALADLGVAAAHEALADAGIAYDDVGEVFTASALAPPQTGMRVALSLGHTGIPVTATESASAGGLVALRHAVWAVASGRCRIALAVGYEKTTALEPGGVVPAAVGFWDRFPPQTHYAIEAARWLYDAGCGPDVIAAVAAKSHNQARLNPFAARRSEQPVTVDDVLGARSVAEPLTKMMCHASVDGGAAVVVTADRLPRSVSVLAIEQTSWPVDPQWPQEGPVVGPPSQITMTAQRAYRAAGIEPGDVDVVSLHDMCASEEITALIAMGLTDTAGVIELARTGGLANDGLLPTNTDGGCIARGHPIGATGLAQAAEVVRQLRHEAGDRQVRDPRIGLVQAVGGGGSCAAAVLTA